Below is a window of Humulus lupulus chromosome 2, drHumLupu1.1, whole genome shotgun sequence DNA.
ttaaaatattaaaaaaactactaatatactacaataacatataaagaaagatataaaatacatataaaatattacaaaaatatgtaATAATTTAAACGGGGCTCCGTTGGGGTGGGGAGTGCCATCCTCGCCCCCGCCTCATTTAACATTTGGGTTTTAAAAATTGTTCTCGTCCCTGCCCTGTTCCCCATTTAGATGGGGATTCCCCGCCCTATTAGGGGTGGGTCCCCGTCCCTATGGGAAAAATGTGCATCCCTAGTGCCCATCTACCCATATCTTCAATATGCCAATCTCTGGAATGGAAGCTTTCAGATCAAAAGTTTGAAAATGATGGGGCTTTGTGCAAACTTCGCCATGGCCAAGCTTCGTGTTTActccatggcgaagaagaagaggaaagatCAAGGAAGGGGAGAAGAGGAAAGAATCGAGGAAGGGGAGAACAAGGAAGATctgggaagaagaaagaaaaaaaagaagagaaaaaaaatagtttttaggttttaaatcttattttatatttataaaaatatatattttttaataatttaaaattgttgaaaagtttttttttttttttttttttttaaattaagagATGGACCAATAGTAGCGTGATACATGTTATCCCATCAGCCCTAACTACATTTAACTGCCCATGTAGTAACGGCTGTACCCAAAACCTAACGTTAGGTATttgttttgtaaaaaaaaagtttggAAATGTAAGTAGAATGAATAAAAAACTACACATAATTATGACGGATTATTTCCTATGAGTGATAAATGGAGTTTGAAGAGTAAAAAAGTGAGAGAGTATATTGGAATTTGGGTAGAGAGATAGTATATTTGGCTGCTTTAATACATTTACAAAACCATAtaaatttctttaattatttattattttgctaattttttattgacaaaatattttgcTGCATCTGATAGTTGTCTTTTTTTCCaaatattttgtaaatatgtAGGAAATATATTTGgtatattttcaaaacatattttgCAGATACAGTATTATTAGGGGTGaacatcggtcggtttgggcggttttttcataacataaaattcAGAATTTGGTTTTCGGTCTGGATTTGTGCAATCCAAAAATCGACCAACCAAACCAGTTAAAagaaaaaaccgaccgttttggatcgaccaaaccgaatttattattattttttttgaaagttttagttaaaaaactaaaaattttggattgttggaatctaTTTTTGTTcctttttaaaacataaatatatagaacataatttcagatttttttatttttatttaataatttcaataattaataattatataatattatattgttcggtcggtttcggttccgCCGGTCGGTCCACACAAAAttttcaaaccgaccgaacagtggcggtttttTCGATATTCGGTTTAATTGGTTTCGATTTTTTCAATATTCGGAAGGTCGGTGTATACAGTTTTTCTaatttttcggattttatgctcagttGTAAGTATTATATATTTTGTTTGAGATACATCTATGATAGAAGaaaacttaaagaaaaaaaatcctCATTTAATTTGAGCTTAAATTGGAGGGAAAGTCAAATCAAGATAACcgctaaaataaataataaagaaagaAGTAAGAGAGAGGTTTTTcctccaaaaatttgaaaagctCCCGCGTTTTTCTACTCTTCCGACTCATCTCCCTCCCTCCCTTTCACTCTTTCCCTCTTTTTTTCTCTTCCATTCTCCGCCTATTTCCTCCCTCATTTTCACTTCTTCTGATCTAAACTCAAACCccttttcttattcttcttcttcttcttctcctctctCTGCAATTTTTCTTTCTCAGATCTCACAACCCATTTCCCCTCCATCTTCGTCAACAATGAGCAGACAACCCAGAGTCAAGAAGAAGTCTTCTCAGAATCTCGGTACCGGAGACGTAACTCCGAAGCAAATTGCTTTCATCGTCGATCGATATCTATTCGACAATAAATTTTCTCAAACTCGCTCTCTTTTTCGAACTGAAGCCTCCTCCCTCATTGCTCAATCTCCCAGTCAAGAGGTACGTTTTTTTTTAGGAAATTTGTGATCTGGGGTTTCGATTTCTTGCGGTTTTCTTTAATGGGTTTGTGTTGATTTTCTCAGGCGACTAAGGGAATACTGGGTCTCGGCCAAATAATTAACGAGTATATAAGTTTGAAAGCACAGAAACTAATGGTGGATCAAGAAAGGGTTCGACTTGAGCAGGAGAAGTTCCGGGTCCAGACGCTGTTGCAGAGTATGCAAAATGCAATGTCTGCGTACAATGCTAGTGGAAGCTCGTCTGTGCCGGCCGCGATTTCCTCTGTAGCTCCTAAGCCAGCGATTATGGCTCCTCGGTTGCAGCCGTTTAATGGGTCTCAAGCAGGTACATCATATTTACATCCCAGTTACCTTTTTCGATTTATGTTCAAATTGAACTGAAAACAAAAGCTCATGAATCTTGAAGATGGTACAATGTTGGTTTATACATATTTCTTACTAGTGTAGTGATGTTGATTAGGATGAACTATCAATACGGATGGCACTAGTGAAAGTTGATTTCTTTTTTCTTAGATGTGAATCCTGAATCTTgaaatgtttatggatttttgtTGCTGTCACTTTCTTTACAAAGTCGTTATCTAAGTTTTAATTGCTATGGgattttttttgatgaatttggAAGGTTGGTGTCTTTAGTGGtaactttttttcttcttcttattgttTTCAAATTAGGGTTTCCTTTGAACAACAATCCAACTGTACATTCAATGTCTATGCCTTCCAACACGAATGCTCAACCTACAAATATATCTTCATTGTCAAATAATAAGAGAAAAAACCCCAAGATTATTTCAAATGCCCCTCCTCCAGCTGCGAAGAGATCTTGCAGCAAATTCTCACTTCCAGAGAAAGGTAGGATTATCTGTGGTGGTGTACGTAATCTTTGTTACTTAATGCTTCTGTTTTTCGATTGCATAAGCTTAATTACATTTATTTTTCTTCCAATGCAGAAGCAGTTCCACAATATGGTAGCACAGTTAATAGTCAAGAAAATACTCAGGCTCCCGCTTCTGCAGTTGAATCATCACCAAACATCTGTGTGGCTAGTGGATCAAGTGTGGCCAAGTGTTTGTTCAATCAGCCCTCACTCTCCATTCCAACAAATGCTTCTGTTCCCAAGACGCCCCCAAGAGCAAATTCCTCTCAAAGTGACAAATCAACATCTCCTCTTGATGTTTCTTCCACTGCTAAATGTAGCAATGCTAGCACTCCCACAGAGATGACCCCAACAAGATGCACTGTAATATCATCATCCAAAAGAGTGACGCTGAGTCCATGTAAACAAATGGCTTTTTACATGGAGAAAAACCAGTGCATTTCCACTTCCTCGCCAGTCAAGACAAATTCAAAGAGGCAGACAATAAGCAATAATGTGAAAGGAAGACTTGATTTTAGTGATTCTGACTCATTGGTGAATTTAGGGTCAGGCGAACCAATTTTTGAGCAGACTTCAACATCTGAGTCTGAAAAGGAAATTGACCTTTTTGACATTGATCTGCCTAATTTTGATGCCATTGGAGAAGATTTCTCCTTTACTGAAATGTTGGGTGCTTTTGATTTTGAGTGTGGAGAAATGGATTACTCTTGCGAACTACCTATAGGTGCTTCTATGGACACCATTTCAGGGTATTGCCTTGCTTCATTTTGCTGTGCTTTTCATATGGTTTTTTCATCTTTCCATTTTCTGTataagttttaattttattttcatgCCTGATTTCTTTTTTCCATCTAAATCATACAcagctcatcccctgaatcaatGTGTGGCTATATGGGGTCTAACCAAGTTATGTCAGAATTCTCTACTGTGACAGAAGTATTATCACAAGATATGAGTATGCAAGGTGAACAAGCTGGCCTTCTTAAAGTTGTATAGTTTTCATCTCATTCATTTATTCATCCATTCATCAGAAACTAAGTTTACAAGTTTCAATGTTGCAGGGCCGGATTCTATGTCAGCTCTAAAATCTGTGACAAGATGCATCAAAATTATAAGTCCTGGTATATAACCATTCCAACTGTCTTAATACATGCTTCAATTCGTTATTGTTAGATCTAAGTTGATTTATTGAAATGATTATTGAATTTGCAGTAAAAACTTGTGGGAATTCTCTGGATCAGAACTGTGCTGCAACAAACTGACTGGGAGAGTAGGCATTACTTCTTTATGGTCTGATATACCCGCACTTAATTAACATAGATGTATAAAAGTTAACTGTTAGTCTGTTTACATATTCTTTTGTCTAGGATGTAAGGTCATGACTTGTGTGATCATGATTAGTGCCTCTTCTAATGACTTGATATTATGAAAAATAGAACAAGAAAGAAAGATTTTCTATAATCTATATCACCAGGGTCACCAGACCTTGATACATCTGCAAAAGAGGAAATAAGTACGGAGATACAGACTTACAATTCTCTTCCACTATCTCCTATTGCCTAATATAATTCTAGATCAATTGCCAAGTAATTTAAATTCACGAGTTATTTGAAGTTCCTTTTTGTCAATATAGAATAGGAAGTATATGATGAATTAACAAGGAGTTGTCTAATTAGATTCTGTACACGGGAAGAAGAAATGTATAGCCTAAGCTACAGTTTCTATGAGTTTGGCACAAACAACTATCAaatatttggtttttttttcctttagtcGTTTCCAAATAGCTGAGACTGTTTATTCAAAATTAACACATGGTGTTAACACGAGTCATTTTTGCCGTAATTCAAGAATCATGTATACAAAGACAGTTTAAATGGTTAATGACTAATGCTTATAATTTTTAATGCATCAAGTAGCATATTTCCCAGCCATCATTATTTTGGGGGCATAAATCTAAAACATTGATATATTATTCATTTAGCTTACAAATTACAATGGATGAATGAGCTAGCTGTAAACTGTATTACTTATTAAAGGACCACTTATAATTCAACTTGATTGGCCCCATCAAAGTTCTGACTGTCATTTCTAATGACTTTGTTGCAAGTCTTAAGTAACATAATTCGAGTAGTATTCTTAGTTTGGGGTACTGTATTTCTTGAATAAGGTTATCTGATCTCATGTGAGGTTATAATCGAATATGAAAGCATGTCTTAATAATAGGAATGAAAAATGTAATATATATACTtgcaagaaaatgaaaaaaatcaaCTGCAATAgtttgaaaaacaaaataaaaccaaATTTTTCTCAGGCCAAATACTTCTCTAATTTTTCCACTTCCTCTGCGCTTCCAATGAAAATTGGTGTGCGCTGGTGCACCTGGTCAAATAAATTGAATATCAGTCATTTAGTGGCTAGAATTAGGCTTGCAAACTGCAAAGTCTTGTTATGTTACCTAGTTT
It encodes the following:
- the LOC133819024 gene encoding uncharacterized protein LOC133819024, giving the protein MSRQPRVKKKSSQNLGTGDVTPKQIAFIVDRYLFDNKFSQTRSLFRTEASSLIAQSPSQEATKGILGLGQIINEYISLKAQKLMVDQERVRLEQEKFRVQTLLQSMQNAMSAYNASGSSSVPAAISSVAPKPAIMAPRLQPFNGSQAGFPLNNNPTVHSMSMPSNTNAQPTNISSLSNNKRKNPKIISNAPPPAAKRSCSKFSLPEKEAVPQYGSTVNSQENTQAPASAVESSPNICVASGSSVAKCLFNQPSLSIPTNASVPKTPPRANSSQSDKSTSPLDVSSTAKCSNASTPTEMTPTRCTVISSSKRVTLSPCKQMAFYMEKNQCISTSSPVKTNSKRQTISNNVKGRLDFSDSDSLVNLGSGEPIFEQTSTSESEKEIDLFDIDLPNFDAIGEDFSFTEMLGAFDFECGEMDYSCELPIGASMDTISGSSPESMCGYMGSNQVMSEFSTVTEVLSQDMSMQGPDSMSALKSVTRCIKIISPVKTCGNSLDQNCAATN